Proteins encoded together in one Macadamia integrifolia cultivar HAES 741 chromosome 8, SCU_Mint_v3, whole genome shotgun sequence window:
- the LOC122086101 gene encoding uncharacterized protein LOC122086101 — MRKQGCPSSALPLVHLLLLLTLFFVAKDGGIVRFAEGGKRRVHIPDELDDVIDNEEDEAWRQWGKKSSPSQDSEFDPPPDFAAMDPSKIQAEMLKRQTGPSYGFVKLRLGVRRSPEMVGEIAMKWTKVLKTGSVEVNFMTVDTSTIMFTMQRGKDTTELKEFVLSQPEAYEIKIGDNVFRRPGDPPLEEVLEKLHAEKSGAHDYSSTESSEQLKSDEL, encoded by the exons ATGAGGAAGCAGGGCTGCCCCTCCTCCGCTTTACCTCTGGTTCATCTTCTCCTGCTTCTCACTCTGTTCTTCGTAGCCAAGGATGGTGGCATTGTTAGATTTGCAGAGGGAGGGAAGAGAAGGGTTCATATCCCAGACGAACTGGACGACGTGATCGATAACGAAGAGGACGAGGCCTGGAGGCAATGGGGTAAAAAATCTAGCCCATCTCAAGATTCCGAATTTGACCCTCCTCCGGATTTCGCTGCGATGGATCCGTCAAAGATTCAAGCAGAAATGTTGAAGCGGCAAACTGGCCCCTCCTATGGTTTCGTCAAGCTCCGATTAGGTGTTCGACGTTCGCCG GAAATGGTCGGGGAGATTGCTATGAAATGGACCAAAGTTCTCAAGACCGGATCCGTTGAGGTCAATTTCATGACTGTTGATACCAGTACCATAATGTTCACCATGCAAAGAGGGAAGGACACAACAGAG TTGAAAGAATTTGTACTGAGTCAACCAGAGGCATATGAGATCAAGATAGGTGATAATGTCTTCCGGAGACCTGGAGATCCTCCTCTAGAGGAAGTTCTAGAGAAGCTTCATGCTGAGAAGAGTGGAGCCCATGATTACAGTTCTACAGAGTCTTCAGAGCAACTGAAATCTGATGAGCTATAG